One Setaria italica strain Yugu1 chromosome I, Setaria_italica_v2.0, whole genome shotgun sequence DNA window includes the following coding sequences:
- the LOC101782858 gene encoding apoptosis inhibitor 5-like protein API5: MAAADADAAEVERLYELGERLSSAKDKSEHAADYEAIIAAVKGQSVKAKQLAAQLIPRFFRSFPTLATRAMSAMFDLVEMEELAIRIQAIRGFPLLGKDTEFVSKIADILGQLLTSEENVERDAVHKALMSLIRQDVKNSLQPLFKHVESGSEIREKIICFLRDKVFPLKAELLKPQAEMERFITDLIKKSVQDVTGSEFELFMGFLRSLSIFGDSAPKESFQELIEIIQAQADLDSQFNVSDIDHIERWSSCMYMALPIFMRGASSSKFLNYFVKQIVPAFEKIPEEKKLDLLKTIAASSPYAAAQDSRQLLPSVVQLLKKYMPGKKVEDINHNYVECLLYTFHHLAHKTPNTTNSLCGYKIVTGQPSDRLGEDFSEHYKDFTERLTGTEETVRAAIKRLTQGMADFNKAISSAKTEEEKTKIKGDQQTATRTMRSYNNILAMTQPLHSKSPSFIGDKKITLSWMEQPKKPAATTAGEKRSQPATNGNGPASKRGRGGMQNQLVNRAFEGLSRGGRGSGRGRGRGGRGRGRGWGGYR, from the exons atggccgccgccgacgccgacgccgctgAGGTGGAGCGGCTCTACGAGCTCGGCGAGCGCCTCTCCTCCGCCAAGGACAAGTCCGAG CACGCCGCGGACTATGAGGCGATCATCGCGGCGGTGAAGGGGCAGAGCGTGAAGGCGAAGCAGCTCGCGGCGCAGCTCATCCCCAGGTTCTTCCGGAGCTTCCCCACACTCGCCACGCGCGCCATGTCCGCCATGTTTGACCTCGTCGAGATGGAGGAGCTCGCG ATAAGAATACAAGCTATTCGGGGGTTTCCACTTCTTGGCAAAGATACTGAATTTGTGTCAAAAATTGCTGATATTCTAGGACAACTCCTTACTAGTG AGGAAAATGTGGAGCGTGATGCTGTTCATAAAGCCCTCATGTCCCTTATACGGCAAGATGTTAAGA ATTCCTTGCAGCCTTTATTTAAGCATGTGGAGTCAGGTTCAGAGATCCGTGAGAAGATTATTTGTTTTCTTAGAGACAAG GTCTTTCCTCTTAAAGCAGAGCTACTGAAACCTCAGGCAGAAATGGAGAGATTTATAACTGATTTGATAAAGAAA AGTGTACAAGATGTAACTGGGTCAGAGTTTGAATTATTCATGGGTTTCCTGCGAAGCTTGAGCATATTTGGGGATTCTGCTCCTAAAGAGTCCTTTCAAGAACTGATCGAAATTATTCAAGCACAGGCAGATCTTGATTCACAATTCAAT GTTTCTGACATTGATCACATTGAGAGGTGGAGTTCATGCATGTATATGGCTCTTCCGATCTTCATG AGAGGTGCATCAAGCAGCAAGTTCCTCAATTACTTTGTTAAGCAAATTGTTCCAGCTTTTGAGAAG ATTCCTGAAGAAAAGAAACTGGATTTGCTCAAGACTATTGCTGCTAGTTCACCATATGCTGCAGCACAAGATTCACGTCAGCTGCTTCCTTCTGTCGTTCAATTGCTCAAG AAGTATATGCCTGGGAAGAAGGTGGAAGATATCAACCATAATTATGTTGAGTGCTTGCTCTACACTTTTCACCATTTGGCTCACAAG ACTCCAAACACAACGAACAGTCTCTGCGGTTACAAGATTGTTACTGGGCAACCATCAGATAGGCTCGGAGAGGATTTTTCGGAGCATTACAAAGATTTCACAGAGAG ATTAACTGGAACAGAAGAGACAGTGCGAGCAGCCATAAAGAGACTAACTCAGGGAATGGCAGACTTCAACAAGGCAATATCTTCAGCAAAAACTGAAGAGGAAAAAACTAAAATT AAGGGCGATCAGCAGACTGCAACAAGGACAATGCGCTCGTATAACAATATATTGGCAATGACACAG CCATTACATTCGAAATCCCCTTCATTTATCGGTGACAAGAAAATCACTCTGTCATGGATGGAGCAGCCCAAGAAACCAGCAGCTACAACTGCAGG AGAGAAGAGGTCCCAACCTGCTACGAATGGGAATGGCCCTGCAAGCAAGAGGGGGCGAGGAGGAATGCAGAATCAGCTTGTGAACAGAGCTTTCGAAGGATTGTCTCGTGGTGGTAGAGGCAGTGGAAGAGGGCGGGGCAGGGGAggccgaggaagaggaagaggatggggTGGCTATCGCTGA
- the LOC101783260 gene encoding LOW QUALITY PROTEIN: C2 domain-containing protein At1g53590-like (The sequence of the model RefSeq protein was modified relative to this genomic sequence to represent the inferred CDS: deleted 1 base in 1 codon), whose translation MDITEVTVVHHAALVLAALWAAASAGWAHPALFLVALLYIFAVNERYTMRLRRRLQYEERKCSNQRKLLSDAETVRWLNYAVEKIWPVCMERVASQQFLLPIFPWFLEKFKPWTARKAVIQSLYLGRNPPMFTDIRVVRQSTDDDHLVLEIGMNFLAADDMDARMAVQLRKRVGFGITANMHITGMHVEGKVLVGVRFLQQWPFIGRVRVCFVEPPYFQMTVKPLFGHGLDVTELPGISGWLDRMLDVAFGQTLVEPNMLVIDLEKFASEPTENWFSVDEKPPIAHARVEILEGADMKPSDPNGLADPYVKGHLGPYHFQTKIHKKTLNPKWLEEFKIPITSWEALNLLSLQVRDKDPIFDDTLGDCSISINKLRGGQRHDIWISLKNIKTGRIHIAVTVLEEENEKVLNDEEEQGGTPKVGKASTPRSSFSSRTNNESESSEEFQKMSDEFEPVDIEGSEKPDVWVHRPGSDVTSTWEPRKGRPRCQDSKIQRENDACSDSPRSSVSESQRSDSSTEEPTGGRSHRHLRKVKKGLGKLAGAVFHRSPKNETDDDASPCVTPHPNIQPVGESRVSVTYVVDQDPGSNRKGTVTDEEQHSSPEREEPNSPTKRHLRKKAAHMVKHAGKTTAHNLKSMFSRKGLDKSKEECQNDEEGDVVAMKITGWQLILLYRATMP comes from the exons ATGGACATCACGGAGGTCACGGTGGTGCACCACGCCGCGCTCGTGCTGGCAGCGCTCTGGGCCGCCGCGTCCGCTGGCTGGGCGCACCCGGCGCTCTTCCTCGTCGCGCTCCTCTACATCTTCGCG GTGAATGAAAGGTACACAATGAGACTGAGGAGGAGGCTACAGTACGAGGAGAGGAAATGCTCTAACCAGAGAAAG CTTCTCTCTGATGCAGAAACTGTAAGGTGGTTAAATTATGCTGTGGAAAAGATTTGGCCAGTTTGCATGGAGCGGGTTGCATCCCAGCAGTTCCTTTTGCCCATATTCCCGTGGTTCCTAGAGAAGTTCAAACCATGGACGGCA AGGAAAGCAGTTATCCAAAGCCTTTACCTTGGTAGGAACCCGCCAATGTTTACAGATATTAGGGTTGTTAGACAATCAACTGATGATGATCACTTG GTTCTGGAGATAGGGATGAATTTTCTTGCAGCTGACGATATGGATGCTCGAATGGCTGTGCAACTAAGGAAGAGAGTAGGATTTGGCATAACAGCAAATATGCATATAACTGGGATGCATGTTGAAGGGAAG GTTCTGGTAGGGGTGAGGTTTCTGCAACAGTGGCCATTCATTGGGCGTGTAAGAGTGTGCTTTGTTGAGCCTCCATACTTCCAAATGACAGTGAAACCTTTATTCGGTCATGGGCTTGATGTAACTGAGCTCCCAGGAATTTCTGGATGGCTT GACAGGATGTTGGATGTTGCGTTTGGACAGACCCTTGTTGAG cCAAACATGCTAGTTATTGATCTGGAGAAGTTTGCCTCGGAACCAACAG AGAACTGGTTTAGTGTTGATGAGAAGCCACCTATTGCACATGCTCGGGTGGAGATCCTGGAAGGTGCTGACATGAAGCCATCCGATCCAAACG GACTAGCTGATCCATATGTGAAAGGCCATCTTGGACCCTACCATTTTCAGACGAAGATCCATAAGAAAACTCTTAACCCGAAATGGCTCGAGGAGTTTAAAATACCAATCACTTCATGGGAAGCACTCAATCTTCTTTCTCTTCAAGTCCGAGATAAGGATCCCATCTTTGATGACACTCTGGG TGATTGTTccataagcatcaacaaattAAGAGGTGGACAAAGGCATGATATATGGATTTCACTGAAGAACATAAAGACAGGGAGGATTCACATTGCAGTAACTGTGcttgaagaagaaaatgaaaag GTTCTTAATGATGAAGAGGAGCAGGGTGGAACACCCAAAGTGGGCAAAGCTAGCACACCGAGGTCAAGCTTTTCATCGAGGACCAATAACGAAAGTGAGTCCTCCGAGGAATTCCAGAAGATGTCTGATGAATTTGAGCCTGTTGACATTGAAGGGTCAGAAAAGCCTGATGTTTGGGTACATCGCCCGGGCAGCGACGTCACTAGTACATGGGAGCCCCGGAAAGGCCGTCCTCGGTGCCAGGATTCCAAAATCCAGCGGGAGAATGATGCTTGCAGCGATAGCCCAAGGTCATCAGTGTCAGAATCTCAAAGAAGCGACTCCAGTACCGAAGAACCCACGGGTGGTAGATCGCACCGTCACCTCCGCAAGGTCAAGAAGGGTTTGGGCAAGCTAGCTGGAGCAGTGTTCCATCGGAGCCCCAAGAATGAGACCGATGATGACGCTTCCCCATGCGTGACACCCCACCCAAACATTCAGCCTGTTGGAGAAAGCAGGGTGTCAGTAACATATGTGGTCGATCAAGATCCTGGGAGCAACAGAAAGGGTACGGTAACAGATGAGGAGCAGCACTCAAGCCCTGAGAGGGAGGAGCCGAACAGTCCGACCAAGAGGCACCTGAGGAAGAAGGCAGCTCACATGGTCAAACATGCGGGCAAAACCACCGCCCATAACCTGAAGAGCATGTTCAGCAGGAAGGGCCTAGATAAGAGCAAGGAAGAGTGCCAAAATGATGAGGAAGGTGATGTGGTTGCGATGAAAATA ACGGGATGGCAGCTGATCCTCCTGTACCGAGCAACGATGCCGTAG